One uncultured Alphaproteobacteria bacterium genomic region harbors:
- a CDS encoding conserved exported hypothetical protein (Evidence 4 : Homologs of previously reported genes of unknown function), giving the protein MRLHTMGMVFGVALGACALVGPAYAAFPEKPIQIVVPFKPGGGSDLAARIFAKHLEKYLPVKVIITNIDGARGRMGELEVKRARPDGYELLWQHQNLHMAIATGRSNYDYSAYKPVADTVRSDNALIVGKASPYKTAGDLNAAAKAAPGTIRWGAAINGISHFAFLEYLDATGMSEETFHTIGMSGDKDRIIAMMQGNLDAAIVALSSVRPYLESGDLRLLGIMSDARVSAYPDLPTLKEQGIDAVFYFDYMTFAPKDTPDDRVKILRDAWIKTAQDPAAKKELEDGWMIPILLAGPAFDEYLAKQLKQFTGLANKYGLAKESGQ; this is encoded by the coding sequence ATGCGTTTGCACACAATGGGGATGGTTTTCGGTGTCGCGCTCGGTGCGTGCGCCTTGGTCGGACCGGCATATGCCGCGTTCCCCGAAAAGCCGATTCAGATCGTGGTGCCGTTCAAACCCGGCGGCGGCAGCGATCTCGCGGCACGGATCTTCGCCAAGCACCTCGAAAAATACCTGCCGGTCAAGGTGATCATCACCAACATCGACGGCGCCCGCGGCCGCATGGGCGAACTCGAGGTCAAGCGCGCCCGCCCGGACGGCTACGAACTCCTCTGGCAGCACCAGAACCTTCACATGGCGATCGCCACCGGCCGTTCGAATTACGACTACAGCGCCTACAAGCCGGTGGCCGACACGGTCCGCTCCGACAACGCGCTGATCGTCGGCAAGGCCAGCCCCTACAAGACCGCCGGAGATCTCAACGCCGCCGCCAAGGCCGCGCCGGGAACCATCCGCTGGGGCGCGGCGATCAACGGCATCAGCCACTTCGCGTTCCTCGAGTACCTCGACGCCACCGGCATGAGCGAGGAAACCTTCCACACCATCGGCATGAGCGGCGACAAGGACCGCATCATCGCGATGATGCAGGGCAATCTCGACGCCGCGATCGTCGCCCTGAGCTCGGTGCGGCCCTACCTCGAATCCGGCGACCTGCGCCTGCTCGGCATCATGTCGGACGCGCGCGTCAGCGCCTATCCCGACCTGCCGACCCTCAAGGAGCAGGGCATCGATGCGGTGTTCTACTTCGACTACATGACCTTCGCGCCGAAGGACACGCCGGACGACCGCGTCAAGATCCTCCGCGACGCGTGGATCAAGACCGCCCAGGACCCGGCTGCGAAGAAAGAGCTGGAAGACGGCTGGATGATCCCGATCCTGCTCGCCGGCCCGGCCTTCGACGAATATCTCGCGAAGCAGCTCAAGCAGTTCACCGGCCTCGCGAACAAGTACGGCCTCGCCAAGGAATCCGGGCAGTAA
- a CDS encoding Response regulator containing a CheY-like receiver domain and an HTH DNA-binding domain — MRILLVDDHAVVRKGVIDILSTMTPPPTFTEAETSRAALARIAEAPDGFDLAILDLHLPDESGFSTLDKLRALAPALPVLVLSMYDAAEYAVRALKAGALGYVSKGSVPEDLRRAIETIVRGKSFVSEHLVGEMLARLGEGRESAPAVGLSEREATVLRLLALGQRITVIGQELGLSPKTVVTYRARVLAKLGLKTNADLVRYAYKNGVLPE; from the coding sequence ATGAGGATCCTTCTGGTCGACGATCACGCGGTGGTGCGCAAGGGCGTGATCGACATTCTTTCGACGATGACGCCGCCGCCCACGTTCACCGAGGCGGAAACCTCGCGTGCCGCGCTCGCCCGGATCGCCGAGGCGCCGGACGGCTTCGATCTCGCGATTCTCGATCTCCACCTGCCGGACGAAAGCGGCTTCTCCACCCTCGACAAGCTGCGCGCGCTCGCACCCGCGCTGCCGGTGCTGGTGCTGAGCATGTACGACGCCGCCGAATACGCGGTGCGCGCCCTCAAGGCGGGCGCGCTCGGATACGTTTCCAAGGGGTCCGTGCCCGAGGATCTGCGCCGCGCGATCGAGACCATCGTCCGCGGCAAGAGCTTCGTCAGCGAGCACCTCGTCGGCGAAATGCTCGCGCGACTCGGCGAAGGGCGCGAAAGCGCGCCCGCGGTCGGGCTCTCCGAGCGGGAAGCGACGGTGCTGCGCCTGCTCGCCCTCGGCCAGCGCATCACCGTGATCGGCCAGGAACTCGGCCTGAGCCCGAAAACCGTGGTGACCTACCGCGCGCGCGTGCTCGCCAAGCTCGGCCTCAAGACCAATGCCGATCTGGTGCGCTACGCCTACAAGAACGGCGTGCTGCCGGAATAG
- a CDS encoding membrane hypothetical protein (Evidence 5 : No homology to any previously reported sequences) has product MKTANRISAILIVALCLVALRQATLIEDMTVHLTSNRLFPYMTIGLVLALTVGLLLATFLPVPAAPFPAGYWRRAVSSKRLLTLGAFVLYLAMLQVVGFLAASALFIVGTTAMLSPRVRHDLPIAAAIAAGVVGACYLIFVLWLQFYLP; this is encoded by the coding sequence ATGAAGACCGCGAACCGGATTTCCGCGATCCTGATCGTCGCGCTGTGCCTCGTCGCCCTCCGGCAGGCGACGCTGATCGAGGACATGACCGTCCACCTCACCAGCAACCGCCTGTTCCCCTACATGACCATCGGGCTGGTGCTGGCCCTCACCGTCGGCCTGCTGCTCGCCACCTTCCTGCCCGTGCCCGCGGCGCCCTTCCCCGCCGGCTACTGGCGGCGCGCGGTGAGTTCCAAGCGCCTCCTCACTCTCGGCGCGTTCGTGCTCTACCTCGCGATGCTGCAGGTGGTGGGATTCCTCGCCGCCAGCGCCCTGTTCATCGTCGGCACCACCGCGATGCTGAGCCCGCGGGTGCGCCACGACCTGCCGATCGCCGCGGCGATCGCCGCGGGCGTGGTCGGCGCCTGCTACCTCATCTTCGTGCTGTGGCTGCAGTTCTACCTGCCCTGA
- a CDS encoding exported hypothetical protein (Evidence 5 : No homology to any previously reported sequences), translated as MSVREMCTAAGKALGFGVLVLLCGCVTARDVNTFSSALDETWMSQNREILRQEGTRRYDATRVQALDGMIGVLTGLGMTVEEINEKEGFVGASAIGPTPLSAAEWDQVHDVEMPRTRDVAMRAVGPVTSMLVYLAPEEYRIYFAATTEPAEEGGTLVTLSARMRRLSAPAGTMWPSHPPPEAVRIGLAKIWGAFDARLAALGVDAHGEKVQLASAAPVFRCVRADGSVVEASEAYCSSIGGTVSYQKIKRADSKRSSEGGGDASGTGFALSSGGYFLTNHHVAGECRKLYVQREAEVVPAKLIATDELNDLAVIKANLPDIVPVRFRKGSYVRPGDQVVAVGFPYVGILTSSPQLTTGNVTALAGIGDDTRFIQITAPIQPGNSGGPLFDLSGNIVGVVDATLNALLMAKQTGSIPQNINFAIKTSTVREFLNTKKIPFREAVSDGRGSVADVGEDGMKSVVRIQCKM; from the coding sequence ATGTCGGTTCGCGAGATGTGTACGGCTGCGGGCAAAGCCCTCGGCTTCGGGGTGCTCGTGTTGCTGTGCGGCTGCGTGACGGCGCGAGACGTCAACACGTTCTCGAGCGCGCTCGACGAAACCTGGATGAGCCAGAACCGCGAGATTCTTCGCCAGGAAGGTACCCGGCGCTACGACGCCACCAGGGTCCAGGCCCTTGACGGCATGATCGGCGTGTTGACCGGGCTCGGCATGACGGTCGAGGAAATCAACGAGAAGGAAGGGTTCGTGGGCGCCAGCGCGATCGGCCCGACGCCCCTGAGCGCGGCCGAGTGGGATCAGGTCCACGACGTGGAAATGCCGCGTACCCGCGACGTGGCGATGCGGGCGGTGGGGCCGGTGACCAGCATGCTGGTCTACCTCGCGCCCGAGGAATATCGGATTTACTTTGCGGCCACCACCGAGCCGGCCGAGGAGGGCGGCACGCTCGTCACCTTGTCGGCACGGATGCGACGCCTGTCTGCCCCCGCCGGGACCATGTGGCCGAGCCATCCGCCGCCCGAGGCGGTCCGCATCGGACTGGCGAAGATCTGGGGCGCGTTCGACGCCCGCCTCGCGGCGCTCGGCGTCGATGCGCATGGAGAGAAGGTCCAGCTCGCGTCCGCCGCTCCGGTCTTCCGTTGCGTGCGGGCCGACGGCAGCGTCGTCGAGGCATCGGAAGCCTATTGCAGCTCGATCGGCGGCACGGTCAGCTACCAGAAGATCAAGCGCGCCGACTCCAAGCGCTCGTCCGAAGGCGGCGGCGACGCCTCCGGCACCGGCTTCGCGCTGTCCTCCGGCGGCTATTTCCTCACCAACCACCACGTCGCGGGCGAGTGCCGCAAGCTCTACGTTCAGCGCGAGGCCGAGGTGGTGCCCGCCAAACTCATCGCCACCGACGAACTCAATGATCTCGCGGTGATCAAGGCGAATCTGCCGGACATCGTCCCCGTGCGCTTCCGCAAGGGCAGCTACGTACGCCCCGGCGATCAGGTGGTGGCGGTCGGCTTCCCCTACGTCGGCATCCTCACCTCCTCGCCGCAGCTCACCACCGGCAACGTCACCGCGCTCGCAGGTATCGGCGACGACACCCGTTTCATCCAGATCACCGCGCCGATCCAGCCCGGAAACAGCGGCGGCCCGCTGTTCGATCTGTCGGGCAATATCGTCGGGGTGGTCGATGCGACCCTCAACGCCCTGCTCATGGCGAAGCAGACCGGCTCGATCCCGCAGAACATCAACTTCGCGATCAAGACCAGCACGGTTCGGGAATTCCTCAATACCAAGAAGATCCCCTTCCGGGAGGCGGTTTCCGACGGGCGCGGCTCGGTCGCCGACGTCGGAGAAGACGGCATGAAGTCGGTGGTGCGAATTCAGTGCAAGATGTAA
- a CDS encoding conserved hypothetical protein (Evidence 4 : Homologs of previously reported genes of unknown function) produces MAKDYKAIVQDARSYYAQLGKEIPEPLEKFYALSKTAVADGVLDRKTKELIALAIGVTRRCDGCIGAHAWALRDAGATRAEVAEALAVVIAMNGGPGLVYSADALRAYDQFGS; encoded by the coding sequence ATGGCAAAAGACTACAAGGCGATCGTTCAGGATGCGCGGTCCTATTATGCGCAGCTGGGCAAGGAAATCCCCGAACCTTTGGAAAAGTTCTACGCATTGTCGAAAACCGCGGTGGCGGACGGCGTCCTCGACCGCAAGACCAAGGAGCTGATCGCGCTCGCGATCGGCGTCACCCGTCGCTGCGACGGCTGCATCGGCGCACACGCCTGGGCGTTGCGCGACGCCGGCGCCACCCGCGCCGAAGTAGCCGAGGCTCTTGCCGTGGTGATCGCGATGAACGGCGGCCCGGGGCTGGTCTATTCCGCCGACGCCTTGCGCGCCTACGACCAGTTCGGAAGCTGA
- a CDS encoding conserved hypothetical protein (Evidence 4 : Homologs of previously reported genes of unknown function): protein MTTFERLKTAAAEDWSDYVDHEFVRRMGDGTLPEAAFRAYLAQDYLFLIQFARANALAAYKGRSLADIRAAADALGAILGEMDLHVRLCARWGLSPADLEAAPEHVATVAYTRFVLDCGAAGDLLDLAAALAPCVIGYAEIGRALAPALTPDHPYREWIAEYAADGYQAAARAAAAQLDRLADRSLSPARFPELAAIFAAATRLESAFWQMGLDLADRAD from the coding sequence ATGACCACTTTCGAACGCCTGAAGACCGCCGCCGCCGAGGACTGGAGCGACTACGTCGATCACGAGTTCGTGCGGCGGATGGGCGACGGCACCCTGCCCGAGGCGGCCTTCCGCGCCTATCTCGCGCAGGACTACCTGTTCCTGATCCAGTTCGCGCGGGCGAACGCGCTCGCCGCCTACAAGGGCCGCAGCCTCGCCGACATCCGCGCCGCCGCCGACGCCCTCGGCGCGATTCTCGGCGAGATGGACCTGCACGTGCGGCTGTGCGCGCGCTGGGGGCTTTCGCCCGCCGACCTCGAAGCCGCGCCCGAGCACGTCGCCACCGTCGCCTACACCCGATTCGTGCTCGATTGCGGCGCGGCGGGCGATCTTCTCGACCTCGCCGCCGCGCTCGCGCCGTGCGTGATCGGATACGCCGAGATCGGCCGCGCCCTCGCCCCGGCGCTCACCCCCGACCACCCCTACCGCGAGTGGATCGCCGAATACGCCGCCGACGGCTATCAGGCGGCGGCCCGCGCGGCCGCGGCGCAGCTCGACCGACTCGCCGACCGGTCGCTCAGCCCGGCGCGCTTCCCCGAGCTTGCCGCGATCTTCGCCGCCGCGACGCGACTCGAAAGCGCGTTCTGGCAGATGGGCCTCGACCTCGCCGACCGCGCCGACTGA
- a CDS encoding putative Sensory box histidine kinase (Evidence 3 : Function proposed based on presence of conserved amino acid motif, structural feature or limited homology), whose translation MTHVSPAAARRSVRLPRVWWAGWFLVLLAALPPRPAAAQVFWEDDGPRVLVLASYHHGNPWTDSIVEEIRQVFQAERPTAKLHIEYMDAMRNDPREVFPSIEALFRSKYRGKRPATIVTIGDEALNFLLARRDRLFPMVPIVFSAVSATRKLPIKDPAGIVGVAETVDIKRTIQIALALHPRATRVVGVSDLSSVARYDFERFWRTFPLFEDHVRFDEFVGYSADELRAELARLPPQTIVIDVAFRRDRLGRVFSPAEVVRLLGDEGRFPVYSLWDYSVGQGVVGGYVSSGKAQGEAAARLAFRVLDGAPIDAEAATRDELTVPMFDYAQLQRFGIPMGLLPPGSVVVNQPETLYWKYRYYFWSVTLVIGTLLTLVMVLTSNVLQKRRALRELQASRQRYRAIVEDQTEFLVRFDKLFRITYANSAVCAFLRMSREKVLSMAVDQFVPAERLAMLRPEVAARTPDEPLFAGEDRVRSADGACRWIKWTGRAIFGPGGSVEEYQVVASDVTSEKQIYQALEKSHEAYRELAARGQKLLENERSRISMEIHDELGQNLTALNIGLSMLGRNAGGPDEGERIREMRDLTERTIGSVQRISHELRPPQLDELGLLAAMQYHARRFLGTAGLAYRFEQHGGAPDIRLDTDRATALFRVFQEALTNVVRHARATRVLIRVTAEADAVGLEISDDGIGIDDHAKRSQNSLGIMGMRERIRAHSGRLTVSGRAGQGTTVTVRLPVPAEETET comes from the coding sequence ATGACCCATGTCTCGCCTGCGGCCGCGCGCCGAAGCGTCCGCCTGCCGCGGGTGTGGTGGGCCGGGTGGTTCCTGGTGCTCCTCGCCGCCTTACCGCCGCGCCCGGCGGCGGCGCAGGTGTTCTGGGAAGACGACGGCCCGCGCGTCCTGGTGCTGGCCTCCTACCACCACGGCAACCCCTGGACCGACTCGATCGTGGAGGAAATCCGCCAGGTCTTTCAGGCGGAACGGCCGACCGCGAAGCTCCACATCGAATACATGGACGCGATGCGCAACGACCCGCGCGAGGTGTTTCCCTCGATCGAGGCGCTGTTCCGCTCCAAGTATCGCGGCAAGCGCCCGGCGACGATCGTCACCATCGGCGACGAAGCGCTCAACTTCCTGCTCGCGCGGCGCGACCGCCTGTTTCCGATGGTGCCGATCGTGTTCTCCGCGGTCAGCGCCACCCGCAAGCTGCCGATCAAGGACCCGGCCGGAATCGTCGGCGTCGCCGAGACCGTGGACATCAAGCGCACGATTCAGATCGCCCTGGCGCTGCATCCGCGCGCCACCCGGGTGGTGGGCGTGAGCGACCTCTCGTCGGTGGCGCGCTACGACTTCGAACGCTTCTGGCGGACCTTTCCGCTGTTCGAGGATCACGTGCGCTTCGACGAGTTCGTCGGCTATTCGGCCGACGAACTGAGGGCGGAGCTCGCGCGCCTGCCGCCCCAGACCATCGTCATCGACGTCGCGTTCCGCCGCGACCGGCTGGGGCGGGTGTTCTCGCCCGCCGAGGTGGTGCGCCTGCTCGGCGACGAGGGCCGGTTTCCGGTCTACTCGCTGTGGGACTATTCGGTCGGACAGGGCGTGGTGGGCGGCTACGTCAGCAGCGGCAAGGCCCAGGGCGAAGCGGCCGCCCGGCTGGCGTTCCGGGTGCTCGACGGGGCCCCGATCGACGCCGAAGCGGCGACGCGCGACGAACTTACGGTGCCGATGTTCGACTACGCGCAGCTGCAGCGTTTCGGCATCCCGATGGGACTGCTGCCGCCCGGCAGCGTCGTCGTCAATCAGCCGGAAACCCTCTACTGGAAATACCGCTACTACTTCTGGAGCGTCACTCTGGTGATCGGCACGCTACTCACCCTGGTGATGGTGCTGACCAGCAACGTGCTGCAGAAACGCCGGGCCCTGCGGGAACTGCAGGCGAGCCGCCAGCGCTACCGCGCGATCGTCGAGGACCAGACCGAGTTCCTCGTGCGCTTCGACAAGCTCTTCCGCATCACCTACGCCAACAGCGCGGTGTGCGCGTTTCTGCGGATGTCGCGCGAAAAGGTGCTGAGCATGGCGGTGGACCAGTTCGTGCCCGCCGAGCGGCTCGCCATGCTGCGCCCCGAGGTCGCCGCCCGCACCCCCGACGAACCGCTGTTCGCGGGCGAAGACCGGGTCCGCTCCGCCGATGGCGCCTGCCGCTGGATCAAGTGGACCGGCCGGGCGATCTTCGGCCCCGGCGGCAGCGTGGAGGAATACCAGGTGGTGGCCTCCGACGTGACCTCGGAGAAGCAGATCTACCAGGCGCTGGAAAAATCCCACGAGGCCTACCGCGAACTCGCCGCCCGCGGGCAGAAGCTCCTCGAGAACGAGCGCTCGCGCATCTCCATGGAGATCCACGACGAGCTCGGCCAGAATCTCACCGCCCTCAACATCGGCCTGTCGATGCTCGGGCGGAACGCGGGCGGACCGGACGAGGGCGAGCGCATCCGCGAGATGCGCGACCTGACCGAGCGCACCATCGGGTCGGTGCAGCGGATCTCCCACGAACTGCGCCCCCCGCAGCTCGACGAACTCGGCCTGCTCGCGGCGATGCAATACCACGCGCGCCGCTTCCTCGGCACCGCGGGCCTCGCCTACCGCTTCGAGCAGCACGGCGGCGCGCCCGACATCCGCCTCGACACCGACCGCGCCACGGCGCTGTTCCGCGTCTTTCAGGAAGCGCTGACCAACGTCGTGCGCCACGCCCGGGCGACCCGGGTGCTGATCCGCGTCACCGCCGAGGCCGACGCCGTCGGGCTCGAAATCAGCGACGACGGGATCGGTATCGACGACCACGCCAAACGCTCGCAGAATTCCCTCGGGATCATGGGCATGCGCGAACGCATCCGCGCCCACAGCGGGCGCCTGACGGTATCCGGCCGCGCCGGCCAGGGCACCACCGTGACGGTGCGCCTGCCGGTCCCGGCCGAGGAGACGGAAACATGA
- a CDS encoding Membrane protein — MWDQYVTSFGLIATPEIILSIAAGVLGGLFVGAMPGLTSTMAIALMVPVTFAMEPAHGLSLLMGVYCGGISGGFVASCLLNIPGTPSSAATCLDGYPMSKNGQAPRALALAGYSSILGGCLSGLCLVVIAPTLADFALRFGPWEYFALVIFTFSCVSSLSSGSTLKSFIAAGLGLLLALVGTDPTNGVTRFTFGIEDLESGFDVMPALIGVFAVPQLLEDIDEIGIEAHLIEARIKASDYLAAAKEIWHRKIDLLRSTLIGIVVGILPGVGPGLSNVVAYAQARTASKTPEKFGEGVLAEAIIAPESANNASMGGAMIPLLTLGIPGDASTLMMLGAFMLHNIQPGPLLFRDNGDIVYAIFIAYFIAFAFLLVFLHFCLRPIIKAIVIPAQFMIPVLLVLCTIGCFSLNNRMFDVYCFLAFGLFGYVLKQFKYPLLPVILGLILGHMAEQQLRLSLTLSSGSLAPFFTRPISLVLLAISLISLLLPFYVERRHRNRKLAAAVVPGEH; from the coding sequence ATGTGGGACCAGTACGTCACCTCTTTCGGCCTGATCGCGACGCCGGAGATCATCCTGTCGATCGCCGCGGGCGTTCTCGGCGGCCTGTTCGTCGGCGCGATGCCCGGCCTCACCAGCACCATGGCGATCGCGCTGATGGTGCCGGTCACCTTCGCGATGGAGCCCGCGCACGGCCTGTCGCTGCTGATGGGCGTGTATTGCGGCGGCATTTCCGGCGGCTTCGTCGCCTCGTGCCTGCTCAACATCCCCGGCACTCCGTCGTCCGCCGCCACCTGCCTCGACGGCTATCCGATGTCGAAGAACGGCCAGGCGCCGCGCGCCCTCGCGCTCGCGGGCTATTCGTCGATCCTCGGCGGCTGCCTGAGCGGCCTGTGCCTGGTGGTGATCGCGCCGACGCTCGCCGATTTCGCGCTGCGCTTCGGCCCGTGGGAATACTTCGCGCTGGTGATCTTCACCTTCAGTTGCGTGTCCTCGCTCTCCAGCGGCTCCACCTTGAAGTCGTTCATCGCCGCGGGCCTCGGCCTGCTGCTGGCGCTGGTCGGCACCGACCCGACCAACGGCGTGACGCGCTTCACCTTCGGCATCGAGGACCTGGAATCCGGGTTCGACGTGATGCCCGCGCTGATCGGCGTGTTCGCGGTCCCGCAGCTCCTCGAGGACATCGACGAGATCGGTATTGAGGCGCACCTGATCGAAGCGCGCATCAAGGCCTCCGACTATCTGGCGGCGGCGAAGGAGATCTGGCACCGCAAGATCGACCTGCTGCGCTCCACCCTGATCGGCATCGTCGTCGGCATCCTCCCGGGCGTCGGGCCGGGGCTGTCCAACGTCGTCGCCTACGCCCAGGCGCGCACCGCCTCGAAAACCCCGGAGAAGTTCGGCGAAGGCGTGCTCGCCGAGGCGATCATCGCCCCCGAGAGCGCCAACAACGCGTCGATGGGCGGCGCGATGATCCCGCTCCTCACCCTCGGCATCCCCGGCGACGCCTCGACCCTGATGATGCTCGGCGCGTTCATGCTCCACAACATCCAGCCCGGACCGCTGCTGTTCCGCGACAACGGCGACATCGTCTACGCGATCTTCATCGCCTACTTCATCGCCTTCGCGTTCCTGCTGGTGTTCCTGCACTTCTGCCTGCGCCCGATCATCAAGGCGATCGTGATCCCGGCGCAGTTCATGATCCCGGTGCTGCTGGTGCTCTGCACCATCGGCTGCTTCTCCCTCAACAACCGGATGTTCGACGTCTACTGCTTCCTCGCCTTCGGCCTGTTCGGCTACGTCCTGAAGCAGTTCAAGTATCCGCTGCTGCCGGTGATCCTCGGCCTGATCCTCGGCCACATGGCGGAACAGCAGCTGCGCCTGTCGCTCACCCTGAGCTCGGGCAGCCTCGCGCCGTTCTTCACCCGGCCGATCTCGCTGGTACTGCTGGCGATCTCGCTGATCTCGCTGCTGCTGCCCTTCTACGTCGAACGCCGCCACCGCAACCGCAAACTCGCCGCCGCCGTCGTCCCCGGCGAGCACTGA
- the rutG gene encoding pyrimidine transporter (Evidence 2a : Function of homologous gene experimentally demonstrated in an other organism; PubMedId : 16540542; Product type t : transporter) yields MRSGPSAPADGRATAQAERPDMTHSPNPSWFPEWKLTTADRVAPDERLPWPQTVIAGFQHVVAMFGSTVLAPIIMGFDPNVAVLFSGIGTLLFFLIVGGRVPSYLGSSFSFIAVVIAASAYSGSGPNANIPVALGGIIAAGALYLLIGLVVMKAGYRWIETLMPPVVTGGIVAAIGLNLAPIAVKGISGSGFDSTAGIVTIIAVGLAAVYAPGMFRRIPVLIGGFAGYLVYAVGANLLGYGKPIDFSALAAAPWFGAPTFAAPVFDLGAMALIAPVAVILVAENLGHIKAIGAMTGRNLDPYVGRAFVGDGVATILSGFSGGTGVTTYAENMGVMAVTRIYSTLVFVVAALFAILLGFSPKFGALILTIPGPVIGGLSIVIFGLITATAGRIWVENKVDFSETKNLITTAAAVIAGAGDLTLHLGGFTLGGIGTATFGAIALYALLNRKGDAAEIEAPHPAE; encoded by the coding sequence ATGCGATCAGGTCCGTCCGCGCCCGCGGACGGTCGCGCCACCGCTCAAGCCGAAAGACCCGACATGACCCACAGCCCGAACCCCAGCTGGTTTCCCGAGTGGAAGCTGACCACCGCCGATCGCGTCGCGCCGGACGAACGCCTGCCCTGGCCGCAGACCGTGATCGCCGGTTTCCAGCATGTCGTCGCGATGTTCGGCTCGACCGTGCTCGCGCCGATCATCATGGGGTTCGACCCCAACGTGGCGGTGCTGTTCTCGGGCATCGGCACGCTGCTCTTCTTCCTCATCGTCGGCGGACGGGTGCCCTCCTACCTCGGCTCGTCGTTCTCGTTCATCGCGGTGGTGATCGCCGCCTCGGCCTACTCCGGCAGCGGGCCGAACGCCAACATTCCGGTGGCGCTCGGCGGCATCATCGCGGCGGGCGCGCTCTATCTCCTGATCGGCCTGGTGGTGATGAAGGCGGGCTACCGCTGGATCGAAACCCTGATGCCCCCGGTGGTGACCGGCGGCATCGTCGCGGCGATCGGCCTCAACCTCGCGCCGATCGCGGTCAAGGGGATCAGCGGCAGCGGCTTCGACAGCACCGCGGGCATCGTCACCATCATCGCCGTCGGCCTCGCGGCGGTCTACGCACCCGGGATGTTCCGTCGGATCCCGGTGCTGATCGGCGGGTTCGCCGGATATCTCGTCTACGCCGTCGGCGCGAACCTGCTCGGCTACGGCAAGCCGATCGACTTTTCCGCGCTCGCCGCCGCGCCGTGGTTCGGCGCACCGACCTTCGCCGCGCCGGTCTTCGACCTCGGCGCGATGGCGCTGATCGCTCCGGTGGCGGTCATCCTGGTGGCGGAAAACCTGGGCCACATCAAGGCGATCGGCGCGATGACCGGGCGCAATCTGGACCCCTACGTCGGACGCGCCTTCGTCGGCGACGGCGTCGCGACGATCCTCTCGGGCTTCTCGGGCGGCACCGGCGTGACCACCTACGCCGAGAACATGGGGGTGATGGCGGTGACGCGGATCTATTCGACGCTGGTGTTCGTCGTCGCCGCGCTGTTCGCCATCCTGCTCGGGTTCTCGCCCAAGTTCGGCGCGCTGATCCTCACCATTCCCGGCCCGGTGATCGGCGGCCTGTCGATCGTGATCTTCGGCCTGATCACCGCCACCGCCGGGCGCATCTGGGTGGAGAACAAGGTCGACTTCTCCGAAACCAAGAACCTCATCACCACCGCCGCGGCGGTGATCGCCGGCGCGGGCGACCTTACCCTGCACCTCGGCGGCTTCACCCTCGGCGGCATCGGCACCGCCACCTTCGGCGCGATCGCGCTCTACGCACTGCTGAACCGCAAGGGCGACGCCGCGGAAATCGAAGCCCCCCACCCGGCGGAATGA